A window of the Paenibacillus woosongensis genome harbors these coding sequences:
- a CDS encoding cation diffusion facilitator family transporter — protein sequence MIRERAVPSDSAAWLGTANNVILAVFKGVVGLLFDSRALLADALYSAADAAAGIAEKVQLPQSARQRLRLGHGAGGRMKAEPLAAIFFAVFLFMGALQMGGASVSTMVTGKAVAPGFMAGVAIVVSIALREIVFQLQYRQNLKKPGNASKSFIEMHRHSLYTSIIVLLGIFGAMTGEAWDIPLLLYADPAASIVVACLVLWKGYRLIVGAVYGQEEAKAEDKSAFIETVQRVHGVITVDELKLHGSGHYISVAVIISVNPRISVLEANHIANRAKILLMNRFSQVSDVSIQVMPYDPGYPYKSNYEGSNNDLPTLLQ from the coding sequence GATTCTGCCGCCTGGCTTGGCACTGCAAACAACGTCATCCTGGCCGTGTTCAAAGGAGTGGTCGGCTTGCTCTTTGACAGCCGAGCTTTGCTTGCGGACGCGTTATATTCCGCGGCGGATGCGGCAGCGGGCATCGCGGAGAAGGTTCAGCTTCCGCAAAGCGCCAGACAGCGGCTGAGACTTGGGCATGGGGCAGGCGGCCGCATGAAGGCGGAACCGCTGGCAGCGATTTTTTTCGCTGTATTCCTGTTTATGGGCGCTTTGCAAATGGGAGGCGCTTCAGTATCTACTATGGTTACCGGGAAGGCTGTTGCGCCTGGATTCATGGCTGGGGTGGCCATAGTCGTCTCGATTGCTTTAAGAGAGATCGTATTTCAGCTTCAGTATCGCCAAAATCTCAAAAAACCGGGTAATGCCTCGAAATCCTTTATCGAAATGCACAGGCATTCCCTATACACTTCCATTATTGTTCTTCTCGGAATTTTTGGGGCGATGACTGGGGAAGCGTGGGATATACCGTTGTTGTTGTATGCCGACCCGGCTGCCTCTATCGTTGTTGCTTGCCTTGTCCTATGGAAAGGGTATCGGCTGATCGTAGGAGCCGTGTACGGCCAAGAGGAGGCGAAGGCAGAGGACAAGTCTGCATTCATTGAAACCGTTCAAAGGGTGCATGGGGTCATCACTGTAGACGAACTGAAATTGCATGGCAGCGGCCATTATATATCCGTCGCAGTCATTATTAGCGTGAATCCGCGGATTTCCGTATTGGAAGCCAATCATATTGCGAATCGCGCCAAAATACTGCTGATGAATCGCTTTTCCCAGGTGAGCGACGTAAGTATACAAGTTATGCCTTATGATCCGGGCTATCCTTACAAGAGTAACTACGAAGGATCGAATAATGATCTGCCTACGCTGCTGCAATAA
- the recJ gene encoding single-stranded-DNA-specific exonuclease RecJ, which yields MLHPKYRWVGLHSDAEAASLLAEQAGIPKIVASLLLSRGIQDAQEARHFLQGTMEDLHDPYLLSGMQEAVARIRRAVEQDEQILIYGDYDADGVSSTALMVCLMRHLNARFEYYIPHRSKEGYGLHISALEPFVERGFTLVITVDTGISAVEQIAYANAAGMDVIVTDHHEPPEVLPEAYALVNPKLPYCKYPFKGLAGVGVAYKLATALLADETPAAWTELVTLGTIADLMPLTDENRILVTNGLKAMAYSSFPGITALMGAAGYAKSEPLTMVSSTNVAFGLAPRINASGRMSHANQAVALLTTQSIEEAEKIAEDLDILNKERQLLVDSIVQEAIAQLAGKEAEGALPGVIVLAGEGWNPGVIGIVASKILDRYYRPTIVLGIDPETGTCKGSARSIPGLDIYEALTHCKGLLDHYGGHPSAAGMTLHRSQLAKLEEQLNEFAAGVLCEEHFIPVMYTDLECRLSDISLPVIEQLENLAPFGMGNTCPRLLIRGAKLVERRSLGKEGKHMKLVLSQDGTIMEAVAFGKGELLSQLTEEARIDVVAEASINEWNGSRKPQLMIQDLAVPHIQVFDYRGASHPVVKMNEIRRQLIEQQSLEQRMIAVVAVKDSELTKNYELNDTPCWIYDKDVGVIPGNTAAQLNGQNRMDIKILFVLELPESFGIWHKMMGAFASLERVYLFHPARDRQEAILPPSREQFKQIYALLKQQVTAAVPEEELIPSLMRRTRLSRRMLVMTLEVFEELGFIHRDMGKLTVIQAPAKRALDTSRRYLELGELAEMEQILHHAGIPQITQWLMTNQQNVS from the coding sequence TTGCTTCATCCGAAGTACCGTTGGGTTGGTCTACATAGCGACGCGGAAGCCGCTTCGCTGCTGGCTGAGCAGGCCGGCATACCGAAGATTGTGGCTTCCCTGCTGTTAAGCCGTGGAATTCAAGACGCTCAGGAAGCACGTCATTTTCTGCAGGGAACCATGGAGGATCTGCATGATCCTTATTTGCTGAGCGGCATGCAAGAGGCAGTTGCACGAATCAGGCGGGCTGTAGAGCAGGACGAACAAATTCTGATTTATGGTGACTATGATGCGGACGGCGTATCTTCCACGGCTCTTATGGTCTGCTTGATGCGCCATTTGAATGCCCGGTTTGAGTATTATATTCCTCACCGCTCCAAAGAGGGGTATGGGCTTCATATCTCAGCTTTGGAGCCATTCGTAGAACGGGGCTTCACGCTGGTGATCACCGTCGACACAGGAATTAGTGCGGTAGAGCAAATCGCGTACGCCAATGCGGCAGGGATGGATGTTATCGTTACCGATCATCATGAGCCTCCAGAAGTCCTTCCCGAGGCTTACGCGCTCGTCAATCCCAAATTGCCTTATTGTAAATATCCGTTTAAGGGCCTTGCCGGCGTCGGGGTAGCCTATAAGCTGGCGACTGCCTTACTTGCCGATGAGACCCCTGCTGCCTGGACGGAGCTGGTTACACTGGGAACGATAGCAGACTTGATGCCGCTTACAGATGAGAATCGTATACTAGTAACGAACGGATTAAAGGCGATGGCTTATTCCAGTTTTCCAGGGATCACGGCTTTAATGGGGGCGGCGGGTTACGCAAAAAGCGAACCGCTGACCATGGTATCCTCGACGAACGTAGCGTTTGGACTTGCACCCCGCATCAATGCAAGCGGGAGAATGAGCCATGCGAATCAGGCTGTTGCCCTGTTAACGACGCAAAGTATTGAAGAGGCTGAGAAGATTGCTGAGGATTTGGACATCCTGAATAAGGAACGCCAGCTGCTGGTGGACAGCATCGTTCAGGAAGCGATTGCCCAGTTGGCCGGCAAAGAGGCTGAGGGGGCCTTACCGGGTGTTATCGTGTTGGCTGGCGAGGGCTGGAACCCGGGAGTCATCGGAATCGTGGCCTCTAAAATACTGGACCGCTATTATCGGCCAACCATCGTTCTTGGCATAGACCCGGAGACCGGAACATGCAAGGGCTCCGCTCGTTCCATCCCCGGACTGGACATTTATGAGGCTCTAACTCACTGCAAAGGCCTGTTGGATCACTATGGAGGGCATCCCTCGGCAGCAGGAATGACCTTGCACCGCAGCCAGCTTGCAAAGTTGGAAGAGCAGCTGAATGAGTTCGCTGCCGGCGTGCTTTGCGAGGAGCATTTCATCCCGGTGATGTATACGGATTTGGAGTGCCGCTTATCGGATATTTCCTTGCCGGTCATTGAGCAGTTGGAGAATCTTGCTCCGTTCGGCATGGGGAATACCTGTCCAAGATTGCTCATTCGCGGCGCCAAGCTAGTGGAAAGGCGTTCGCTAGGCAAGGAAGGCAAGCATATGAAGCTTGTCCTCAGCCAGGATGGAACAATCATGGAGGCGGTGGCATTCGGGAAGGGAGAGCTGTTATCCCAGTTAACCGAAGAGGCCCGGATCGATGTCGTGGCTGAAGCCAGCATCAATGAATGGAACGGTTCCCGCAAGCCTCAGCTAATGATTCAGGATCTCGCTGTACCGCATATCCAGGTGTTTGATTACCGGGGGGCAAGCCATCCTGTAGTGAAGATGAATGAAATCCGCAGACAGCTGATTGAGCAGCAATCGCTTGAGCAGCGAATGATCGCCGTCGTCGCGGTCAAAGACTCGGAATTGACGAAAAATTATGAATTGAACGATACCCCTTGTTGGATATATGATAAGGACGTTGGCGTAATTCCTGGCAATACGGCCGCTCAGCTGAACGGGCAAAACAGGATGGATATAAAAATATTGTTTGTTCTTGAACTGCCCGAGTCCTTCGGCATATGGCATAAGATGATGGGGGCATTCGCCTCGCTAGAGAGAGTGTACCTCTTCCACCCGGCAAGGGATCGGCAAGAGGCGATTCTTCCGCCGTCCCGGGAGCAATTCAAACAGATCTATGCTCTGCTCAAGCAGCAGGTTACGGCTGCGGTGCCAGAGGAAGAGCTGATTCCTAGCCTTATGCGGCGCACCCGCCTGTCACGGCGGATGCTTGTGATGACGCTGGAGGTTTTCGAGGAATTGGGCTTCATCCATCGTGATATGGGTAAGTTAACGGTGATCCAGGCTCCCGCCAAGCGGGCTCTGGACACGTCTCGCCGCTACCTGGAGCTTGGAGAGCTGGCTGAAATGGAGCAGATCCTCCATCATGCCGGAATACCGCAAATTACGCAGTGGCTAATGACAAATCAGCAAAACGTATCTTAG
- a CDS encoding RelA/SpoT family protein — MGIERLLEKASIYIKEPDLKRIREAYDFAEQAHHGQLRKSGEPYILHPLAVAEIVVGMQMDALSIIAALLHDVVEDTTVSLQEIHDHFGSDCAMLVDGLTKLERIKFQSKEEQQNENYRKMFIAMAQDIRVIVIKLADRLHNMRTLKFQSEESQRRIAYETLEIFCPIAHRLGISAIKWEMEDISLRYLNPQQYYRIANLMHKKRAEREEFIKNVIARIQEKLDEMGVEAELSGRPKHIYSVYKKMTTKNKQFNEIYDLLAIRIIVNNIKDCYATLGIIHTLWKPMPGRFKDYIAMPKANMYQSLHTTVVGPTGEPTEVQIRTKEMHRTAEFGIAAHWAYKEGTEAGTPENKMTFFREILELQHEAKDASEFVESLKMDFFSDLVFVFTPSGEVIELPSGSVPLDFAYRIHTEVGNRTIGAKVNGRIVPLDHKLKTGDIVEILTSKHSYGPSQDWLKIAQSSHARSKIKQWFKKEKREENVDKGRDAIERELKRAGLDPAQWMTEDKLLEAAKKYAFNDVEDMLSAIGFGGITASQIVTKLTEKLRKEQEEAEQIELTSEVKEVKAPEERKSRPTNGVVVKGIDNLLVRFARCCNPVPGDDIIGYITRGRGVSVHRSDCPNIPTASDGEEAARVIEVEWENAVEANYSVDIEITGHDRRNFLNEVLQAVSESKTNISAVSGRADKNKMALIHMTILIRNTDHLHSVVEKIKRVQDVYTVHRIMQ; from the coding sequence ATGGGCATAGAGCGATTACTCGAAAAGGCGTCTATCTACATTAAAGAACCGGATCTCAAGCGCATTCGGGAAGCATACGACTTCGCGGAACAAGCCCATCATGGCCAGCTGAGGAAATCCGGTGAACCTTATATTCTGCATCCGCTGGCGGTTGCAGAAATTGTCGTGGGCATGCAAATGGATGCTCTTTCTATTATTGCAGCCCTGCTTCATGATGTCGTTGAAGATACGACCGTTTCCTTGCAGGAAATCCATGATCACTTCGGCAGCGATTGCGCCATGCTTGTAGATGGGCTAACGAAGCTGGAGCGCATCAAATTTCAATCCAAGGAAGAACAGCAGAACGAGAACTATCGAAAAATGTTTATTGCCATGGCCCAGGACATCCGGGTCATCGTTATTAAGCTTGCGGATCGTCTCCATAACATGCGGACCTTGAAGTTCCAGTCCGAGGAGAGCCAGCGCCGCATTGCTTATGAAACGCTGGAGATTTTTTGTCCCATCGCCCATCGGCTGGGGATTTCGGCGATCAAGTGGGAGATGGAGGATATCTCCCTGCGCTATTTGAATCCGCAGCAATATTATCGGATTGCCAATCTGATGCACAAGAAGCGGGCGGAGCGGGAGGAATTCATCAAAAATGTCATCGCCCGAATCCAGGAGAAGCTGGATGAAATGGGCGTTGAGGCCGAGCTGTCCGGCCGGCCGAAGCATATATACAGCGTATATAAGAAGATGACGACGAAGAACAAGCAGTTCAATGAAATCTACGACCTGCTCGCCATTCGGATCATCGTGAACAACATCAAGGATTGTTATGCAACCCTGGGGATCATTCATACCCTTTGGAAGCCGATGCCGGGGCGGTTCAAGGACTATATTGCTATGCCGAAGGCAAATATGTACCAATCCCTGCATACGACCGTTGTTGGGCCTACAGGAGAGCCTACAGAGGTGCAAATCCGCACCAAAGAAATGCACCGGACCGCAGAATTTGGGATTGCCGCCCACTGGGCTTATAAGGAAGGGACGGAGGCTGGCACGCCGGAGAACAAAATGACGTTCTTCCGCGAGATACTGGAGCTGCAGCATGAAGCCAAAGACGCATCGGAGTTCGTCGAGTCGCTGAAGATGGACTTCTTCTCTGATCTTGTCTTCGTCTTTACCCCTTCGGGTGAAGTCATCGAGCTGCCATCGGGGTCGGTGCCGCTCGATTTTGCCTACCGTATCCATACCGAAGTGGGCAACCGGACGATCGGCGCGAAGGTGAACGGACGGATCGTGCCGCTAGATCACAAGCTTAAAACCGGCGATATCGTCGAAATTCTGACCTCAAAGCATTCCTACGGACCAAGCCAGGATTGGCTCAAAATCGCTCAGTCCTCCCATGCCCGCAGCAAAATCAAGCAGTGGTTCAAGAAAGAGAAGCGGGAAGAGAATGTGGACAAGGGACGCGACGCGATCGAGCGCGAACTGAAACGCGCGGGTCTTGACCCGGCACAGTGGATGACAGAGGATAAGCTGCTGGAAGCAGCGAAGAAATACGCCTTCAACGATGTGGAGGATATGCTGTCGGCCATCGGATTCGGCGGCATTACCGCATCCCAGATTGTGACGAAGTTGACAGAGAAGCTGCGCAAAGAGCAAGAAGAGGCGGAGCAGATCGAGCTGACTTCCGAAGTCAAGGAAGTAAAGGCGCCGGAGGAACGGAAATCCCGCCCAACGAACGGCGTCGTCGTCAAAGGCATCGACAATTTGCTCGTGCGCTTTGCCAGATGCTGCAACCCGGTGCCGGGGGACGATATTATCGGCTACATTACCCGGGGGCGCGGCGTCTCCGTTCACCGCAGCGACTGCCCGAATATTCCGACGGCAAGCGATGGGGAAGAGGCGGCGCGCGTCATCGAAGTGGAATGGGAAAACGCGGTGGAAGCGAACTACAGCGTTGACATCGAAATTACCGGACATGACCGCCGCAACTTCTTAAATGAGGTGCTTCAAGCGGTCTCGGAGAGCAAGACGAATATTTCCGCGGTCTCCGGACGCGCGGACAAGAATAAGATGGCGTTAATTCATATGACGATCCTGATTCGCAATACCGACCATCTCCATTCTGTTGTGGAGAAGATCAAACGGGTTCAGGATGTGTATACCGTGCACCGCATTATGCAGTAA
- a CDS encoding glycosyl hydrolase — MKKLLSYVLVLAVGMSMWVTNLNAFSGEVPVGRGSYSTVLPPGATDAPSSIYKTSSVAGKMPTNDWWSSLAWSTHSEAQYPHPLAMKHQEDGIRIYYPGARVHALPGFVAGWMNDIHDFTVSHSAVGAFPDAKVDGFSDWFVKALYQQGNNSMSVSYGHGSPYVYFTFAGGDPKLKFYTPPTVWSGDSSSAVLGITIEGAHYGLFGAAGSTWSGIGSNTLTNQLNGKNYFSIAVLPDNSVQTLNKFKQYAYSHITDTKVNYTYNEATSEVTTTFTASTAAKEGNQSGTIFALYPHQWKNSSAATLAYSYPSVRGQMKTVEGTSFQTKMKFNGVLPSLPDLGYYDKNVLNQYINEAAAEQFSGTADTYWTGKRLGKLAVLAPIADQVGNTAAASQFRSEIKSRLEDWLKASNASGNLKASNVFYYNNNWGTVIGYPDSYGTANELNDHHFHYGYFIKAAAEIARTDKDWASDANWGGMIKLLIRDIANVDRSDSMFPYLRNFDPYAGHSWASGHANFGDGNNNESSSEAMNAWAGLILWGEATGNKTIRDAGIYQYVTEMNAINEYWFDVHDTNFPAGFTKETASMIWGGKTVGDATWWTGNPTEVHGINWLPITSASLYLTQYPQYAARNYNALLSESGGNFSPWEDLVYMYRAISDPADAKAKFNARVSQLIPEAGNSKANAYHWIYSLDALGHADPSVTANYPIYAVFNKNGIKTYVVYNMTNSVKTVQFSDGHQVTVQPNSFNIGNGGGNNGGNNGGGSGDGDGNNGDIVTDDYTVRVNRASGSEVKIVFVPKTPALYVDIHYTVSGGQQLNYRMTNNNGSWEQVIGGLQGGNVIDYWFTYEKSGPQYDSPHYTFTN; from the coding sequence TTGAAAAAGTTACTTTCGTATGTACTCGTATTGGCCGTTGGCATGTCAATGTGGGTGACAAATTTGAATGCGTTCTCAGGGGAGGTTCCCGTAGGTAGGGGCTCTTATTCGACTGTACTGCCTCCGGGAGCGACGGACGCACCGTCCAGTATATACAAAACTTCCAGCGTGGCCGGAAAAATGCCTACGAATGATTGGTGGAGCAGTTTGGCTTGGAGCACTCATTCTGAAGCTCAGTATCCGCATCCGTTGGCAATGAAGCATCAGGAGGATGGCATCCGCATTTATTATCCGGGAGCTAGAGTTCACGCATTGCCAGGATTCGTCGCGGGCTGGATGAATGATATCCATGATTTCACGGTCAGCCATTCTGCAGTCGGCGCCTTTCCGGATGCTAAGGTAGATGGCTTCAGTGACTGGTTTGTGAAGGCGCTGTATCAGCAAGGGAACAATTCGATGAGCGTATCCTACGGACATGGTTCGCCTTACGTGTATTTCACCTTTGCGGGAGGGGATCCAAAGCTTAAATTTTATACCCCGCCAACGGTCTGGTCGGGAGATAGCAGCAGCGCCGTTCTCGGGATTACGATTGAAGGCGCGCATTACGGCTTATTCGGAGCAGCGGGCAGTACTTGGAGCGGCATTGGGAGCAACACGCTGACGAATCAATTGAACGGCAAAAACTATTTCTCGATCGCAGTGCTTCCGGACAATTCTGTGCAAACCTTGAATAAATTCAAGCAATACGCCTATTCCCATATTACCGATACTAAAGTGAACTATACCTATAATGAAGCGACCAGTGAAGTCACGACGACCTTCACGGCAAGCACGGCAGCCAAAGAAGGCAATCAATCGGGAACCATATTCGCGCTGTATCCGCATCAATGGAAAAATTCATCTGCGGCTACACTGGCATATTCGTACCCTTCTGTTCGCGGCCAAATGAAGACGGTGGAAGGAACGAGCTTTCAGACGAAGATGAAGTTTAACGGCGTTCTGCCGTCGCTCCCGGATCTCGGGTATTATGACAAAAATGTTCTCAACCAGTATATAAATGAGGCTGCCGCTGAGCAGTTTTCCGGCACTGCGGATACGTACTGGACAGGCAAACGTTTAGGGAAGCTGGCCGTACTCGCGCCGATCGCCGATCAGGTCGGCAACACGGCTGCCGCAAGCCAGTTCCGCTCGGAAATCAAGAGCCGTTTGGAGGACTGGCTGAAAGCAAGTAATGCATCCGGCAACTTGAAAGCCTCCAATGTATTTTATTACAACAATAACTGGGGAACCGTCATCGGTTATCCCGACAGCTATGGGACGGCTAACGAGCTGAATGACCATCATTTCCACTACGGTTATTTCATTAAGGCGGCGGCTGAGATTGCCAGAACGGATAAAGATTGGGCCAGCGACGCCAATTGGGGCGGAATGATCAAGCTCCTTATTCGCGACATCGCGAATGTTGACCGTTCGGATTCGATGTTCCCGTATCTGCGCAACTTCGATCCTTATGCCGGCCATTCCTGGGCTTCCGGACATGCCAACTTCGGGGACGGCAACAACAACGAGTCATCGTCAGAGGCGATGAATGCCTGGGCAGGGCTCATTCTGTGGGGCGAGGCTACTGGGAACAAGACGATTCGCGACGCGGGAATTTATCAATATGTAACCGAAATGAATGCCATTAACGAATACTGGTTCGATGTGCATGACACCAACTTCCCTGCCGGCTTTACCAAGGAGACGGCAAGCATGATTTGGGGAGGCAAGACGGTGGGCGACGCCACCTGGTGGACAGGTAACCCGACTGAGGTTCATGGCATTAACTGGCTTCCCATCACGTCCGCATCGCTCTATTTGACGCAATATCCGCAATATGCGGCAAGAAATTACAATGCGCTGTTATCGGAAAGCGGCGGCAATTTCAGCCCGTGGGAAGATCTTGTATACATGTACCGGGCCATTTCTGATCCTGCGGATGCCAAAGCTAAATTTAATGCTCGCGTATCGCAGTTGATTCCGGAGGCCGGCAACTCCAAAGCGAATGCGTACCATTGGATTTATAGCTTGGATGCGTTAGGGCATGCTGACCCGTCGGTAACCGCGAACTATCCAATTTATGCCGTATTCAATAAGAACGGAATCAAGACCTATGTCGTCTATAATATGACGAATAGCGTAAAAACGGTTCAGTTCTCTGACGGCCATCAGGTGACGGTGCAGCCGAACAGCTTTAATATCGGCAATGGCGGCGGCAACAACGGAGGTAACAATGGAGGGGGCAGCGGAGACGGAGACGGTAATAACGGGGACATCGTCACGGATGATTATACCGTTAGAGTAAACCGCGCCTCGGGATCGGAAGTTAAGATTGTCTTCGTTCCGAAAACGCCTGCGCTCTACGTGGATATTCATTACACGGTGTCTGGCGGGCAGCAGCTGAATTACCGGATGACGAACAATAACGGCAGCTGGGAGCAGGTCATTGGAGGACTGCAGGGCGGAAACGTCATCGATTACTGGTTTACTTATGAGAAGTCGGGGCCGCAATATGATTCGCCGCATTACACATTTACCAACTAA
- the uraA gene encoding uracil permease — translation MQREIQVNEKVPFGPGVLLSMQHLFAMFGSTVLVPNIFGVDPAMILLMNGIGTLLYILICKAKIPAYLGSSFAFISPVLAVLAAHPGTGYSYALGAFIVTGLIFIAVSLLIRLAGTGWIDIVFPPAAMGAIVALIGLELIPVAAGMAGLINSDPTKAWTPNPTEIMLSLVTLGVTMLGAVMFRGFPKIIHILIGIVVGYGLAYILGVVDKEAIAAAPWFSMPTVTTPKWSVSAIITIIPVALVVIVEHIGHLLVTSNIVGKDLSKDPGLHRSLLGNGISTVLSGFVGSTPNTTYGENIGVMALTRVYSIFVIGGAAIFAILLSFSGKFSAIIAYIPKPVMGGISLLLFGVIAASGLRIFVEQKVDFSRPTNMLLATIVLVIGLSGATLKMGDVELKGMALATIVGIVMSLFFKLIEVLGLSNDKEEAH, via the coding sequence TTGCAACGTGAAATTCAAGTTAATGAGAAAGTTCCCTTCGGGCCTGGTGTTCTGCTGAGTATGCAACACCTTTTTGCCATGTTCGGCAGCACGGTGCTTGTACCGAATATTTTCGGCGTCGACCCGGCGATGATCCTGCTTATGAACGGGATCGGTACGCTGCTGTATATCTTGATCTGTAAAGCGAAAATCCCCGCTTATCTCGGATCAAGCTTTGCCTTCATCTCCCCGGTACTCGCAGTTCTGGCTGCTCATCCGGGTACAGGCTATTCTTACGCCCTTGGCGCTTTTATCGTGACAGGCTTAATTTTCATCGCGGTCTCGCTGCTCATTCGACTAGCTGGTACCGGCTGGATCGATATTGTATTCCCTCCGGCTGCCATGGGGGCGATCGTCGCGCTCATCGGGCTTGAACTGATCCCGGTTGCCGCCGGCATGGCTGGGCTGATTAATTCAGACCCGACCAAGGCCTGGACGCCGAATCCGACAGAAATTATGCTGTCCCTCGTTACACTCGGGGTCACTATGCTGGGAGCCGTCATGTTCCGCGGATTCCCTAAAATCATTCACATCCTCATCGGTATCGTCGTTGGATATGGTCTGGCTTATATCTTGGGTGTGGTAGACAAGGAGGCCATTGCAGCTGCACCTTGGTTCTCCATGCCGACCGTAACGACGCCAAAATGGAGTGTGTCCGCCATCATTACGATCATTCCGGTAGCGCTGGTCGTTATCGTCGAGCATATCGGACACTTGCTGGTAACAAGCAACATCGTGGGCAAAGATTTGTCCAAAGATCCGGGCCTGCACCGCTCCTTGCTCGGTAACGGAATCTCTACCGTATTGTCCGGATTCGTAGGTTCAACACCAAATACAACCTATGGAGAAAATATCGGCGTCATGGCGCTGACGAGAGTCTACTCGATCTTCGTGATCGGCGGTGCGGCCATCTTCGCGATCCTGCTCTCGTTCTCCGGTAAATTTTCCGCTATCATCGCGTATATTCCAAAACCGGTTATGGGCGGAATATCGCTTCTGCTGTTCGGGGTCATTGCCGCTTCCGGTCTGCGGATTTTCGTAGAGCAGAAAGTCGATTTCTCCCGGCCGACGAACATGCTGTTAGCCACCATTGTCCTCGTCATCGGTCTAAGCGGAGCAACGCTGAAAATGGGCGATGTCGAGCTGAAGGGGATGGCCTTAGCTACCATCGTAGGCATTGTGATGAGTCTGTTTTTCAAGCTTATCGAAGTGCTCGGCCTATCCAATGATAAGGAAGAAGCGCATTAA
- a CDS encoding DUF4870 domain-containing protein, which produces MNEPHIDASSTNLDPKVAGLLCYALSFITGIIFLVLEKKSSFVKFHAMQSVLVFGLLTVANIFFSWIPFIGWIGSLIVGLLSFVLWIVLMLMALQGRWFKLPFIGDFAEQQANNFK; this is translated from the coding sequence ATGAACGAGCCCCACATCGACGCTTCATCGACTAATCTCGATCCCAAGGTTGCCGGTCTTCTATGCTATGCGCTAAGCTTCATTACGGGAATCATCTTTCTAGTCCTGGAGAAGAAGAGCAGCTTCGTCAAATTCCACGCCATGCAATCAGTCCTCGTATTCGGCTTGCTGACCGTTGCCAACATCTTTTTTTCCTGGATCCCGTTCATCGGCTGGATCGGCTCCCTTATCGTCGGCCTGCTTTCTTTTGTGCTGTGGATCGTGCTGATGCTAATGGCGCTGCAGGGAAGATGGTTCAAACTGCCTTTTATCGGCGATTTCGCTGAGCAGCAGGCGAACAATTTCAAGTAG
- a CDS encoding adenine phosphoribosyltransferase, translating to MDFKEYIRVIPDFPQPGISFKDITTLLNNGEKYREAINELKKMVSDLKIDLIAGPEARGFVVGAPLAYALGVGFIPIRKSGKLPYKTIEVGYDLEYGSDRLAMHSDAVKPGQNVLIADDLLATGGTISTSVQLVRELGGNVVGTAFLIELSELNGREKLPGIDVFSLLQY from the coding sequence TTGGATTTCAAAGAGTACATTCGCGTCATACCCGATTTTCCCCAGCCGGGAATCAGCTTCAAGGATATTACGACCTTGCTGAATAACGGAGAGAAATACCGCGAAGCGATTAACGAGCTTAAGAAAATGGTGTCAGATTTAAAGATTGACCTGATCGCCGGGCCGGAAGCGCGCGGCTTCGTGGTGGGCGCTCCTTTGGCTTATGCCCTTGGCGTAGGGTTCATTCCGATCCGCAAGAGCGGAAAGCTGCCGTATAAGACGATCGAAGTCGGTTATGACCTGGAATACGGTTCGGACCGCTTGGCCATGCACAGCGATGCGGTCAAGCCGGGACAGAACGTATTGATCGCCGATGATTTACTTGCTACGGGCGGGACGATCTCCACTTCGGTGCAGCTCGTTCGCGAGCTTGGAGGCAATGTGGTAGGAACCGCGTTCTTAATTGAGCTTAGCGAGTTGAACGGCCGCGAGAAATTGCCGGGCATCGACGTGTTCTCGCTATTACAGTATTAA